In Bradyrhizobium guangxiense, the following are encoded in one genomic region:
- a CDS encoding alkaline phosphatase family protein has translation MARAKNVLWIMCDQLRYDYLGCTGHPTLKTPNIDAMARRGVLFSKAYVQSPICGPSRMSFYTGRYMRSHGSHWNGWPLRVGEPTLGDHLKKIGVRNVLVGKTHMAPDLEGMKALGIPPESIIGVHVAECGFEPYERDDGLHPTGRPRPKYDEYLRSQGFDATNPWEHWANSGAAEDGSLQNGWLLVHADKAARVPEEHSETPYMTRRAMDFISQAETDGKPWCLHLSYIKPHWPYIAPEPYASMYSTDDMIPVIRSMRERQNPHPVFGAYMDMRYSRNMARDEAREKVIPTYMGLITQIDDQMSVLMKFLEERDLLDSTMIVFTSDHGDYLGDHWMGEKDLFHEQSAKIPLIIIDPSKEADATRGTRSDALVEAIDLAPTFVDYFGGKVPGHILEGRSLLPLLRGSTPLDWRKVAFSEYDYAMQDVRLKLTQPIERCRLFMVFDGRWKYVHASGFRPMLYDLETDPQEYVDRGDDPECAGIIARLQAELFDWALHPNDHITTPREKIAAYADNQLQVKGGVLIGIWDEAELAAIKDGIAQRAKM, from the coding sequence ATGGCGCGCGCGAAGAACGTTCTCTGGATCATGTGCGACCAGCTTCGTTATGATTACCTCGGCTGCACCGGCCATCCCACACTGAAGACACCGAACATCGACGCCATGGCCAGGCGCGGCGTGCTGTTCAGCAAGGCCTATGTGCAATCGCCGATCTGCGGTCCCTCGCGGATGTCGTTCTACACCGGCCGCTACATGCGCTCGCACGGCTCGCACTGGAACGGCTGGCCGCTGCGCGTCGGCGAGCCCACGCTCGGCGACCACCTCAAGAAGATCGGCGTGCGCAACGTGCTGGTCGGCAAGACTCACATGGCGCCCGATCTCGAAGGCATGAAGGCGCTCGGCATTCCCCCGGAATCGATCATCGGCGTGCATGTCGCCGAATGCGGCTTCGAGCCGTATGAACGCGACGATGGGCTACATCCCACGGGGCGGCCGCGTCCGAAATACGACGAATATCTTCGCAGCCAAGGTTTTGACGCCACCAATCCCTGGGAGCACTGGGCCAATTCCGGCGCAGCGGAGGACGGCTCATTGCAGAACGGCTGGCTGCTGGTGCACGCTGACAAGGCGGCGCGCGTGCCGGAGGAGCATTCCGAGACGCCCTACATGACGCGGCGCGCGATGGACTTCATCAGCCAGGCCGAGACCGACGGCAAGCCGTGGTGCCTGCACCTGTCCTACATCAAGCCGCACTGGCCCTATATCGCGCCGGAGCCCTATGCCAGCATGTATTCGACCGACGACATGATCCCGGTGATCCGCTCGATGCGCGAGCGGCAGAATCCGCATCCGGTGTTCGGTGCCTACATGGACATGCGCTACTCCCGCAACATGGCGCGCGACGAGGCCCGCGAGAAGGTGATCCCGACCTATATGGGCCTGATCACCCAGATCGACGACCAGATGAGCGTGCTGATGAAGTTTTTGGAGGAGCGCGATCTGCTGGACAGCACCATGATCGTGTTCACGTCCGATCACGGCGATTATCTCGGCGATCACTGGATGGGCGAGAAGGATCTGTTCCACGAACAGTCGGCGAAGATTCCGCTGATCATCATCGATCCCTCGAAGGAGGCTGACGCCACGCGCGGCACACGCAGCGACGCGCTGGTCGAGGCCATCGACCTTGCGCCCACCTTCGTCGATTATTTCGGCGGCAAGGTGCCGGGCCACATTCTCGAAGGACGCTCGCTGCTGCCACTGCTGCGTGGATCGACGCCGCTAGATTGGCGCAAGGTGGCGTTCTCCGAATACGACTATGCCATGCAGGACGTGCGGCTGAAGCTGACCCAGCCGATCGAACGCTGCCGCCTGTTCATGGTGTTCGACGGCCGCTGGAAATACGTCCATGCCTCCGGCTTCCGCCCGATGCTGTACGACCTCGAAACCGATCCGCAAGAATATGTCGATCGCGGCGACGACCCGGAGTGCGCTGGCATCATCGCGCGGTTGCAGGCCGAGCTGTTCGACTGGGCCCTGCATCCGAACGACCACATCACCACTCCGCGCGAGAAGATCGCGGCCTATGCCGACAATCAGCTGCAGGTGAAGGGCGGCGTCTTGATCGGCATCTGGGATGAGGCAGAGCTCGCGGCGATCAAGGACGGCATCGCGCAGCGCGCGAAGATGTAA
- the obgE gene encoding GTPase ObgE, giving the protein MKFLDEAKVYIRSGDGGNGCVAFRREKFIEFGGPSGGNGGRGGNVIIEVADGLNTLIDYRYQQHFKAQKGENGMGSDRHGANGKNIVLKVPVGTQIFDEDRETLIHDFTKVGEKFVLAEGGNGGFGNAHFKSSTNRAPRNANPGQPGEERWIWLRLKLIADAGLVGMPNAGKSTFLSKVSAARPKIADYPFTTLHPQLGVVNADGREFVLADIPGLIEGAHEGTGLGDRFLGHVERCRVLLHLIDATCEHAGKAYKTVRKELDAYGGQLTDKIEIVALNKIDAVEPDELKKQKDRLKRAAKKTPLLLSGATGQGVKEALRALAEVIGESPVSAKAKSAAEAEPWSA; this is encoded by the coding sequence ATGAAATTCCTCGACGAAGCAAAGGTCTATATCCGCTCCGGTGACGGCGGAAACGGCTGCGTGGCGTTCCGCCGCGAGAAGTTCATCGAATTCGGCGGTCCCTCGGGCGGCAATGGCGGCCGCGGCGGCAACGTCATCATCGAGGTCGCCGACGGCCTCAACACGCTGATCGACTACCGCTACCAGCAGCACTTCAAGGCCCAGAAGGGCGAGAACGGGATGGGCTCGGACCGTCACGGCGCCAACGGCAAGAACATCGTGCTGAAAGTGCCCGTCGGCACCCAGATCTTCGACGAGGACCGCGAGACGCTGATCCACGACTTCACCAAAGTCGGCGAGAAATTCGTGCTGGCCGAGGGCGGCAATGGCGGCTTCGGCAATGCGCATTTCAAGTCGTCGACCAACCGTGCGCCGCGCAACGCCAATCCCGGCCAACCCGGCGAGGAACGCTGGATCTGGCTACGGCTGAAACTCATTGCCGACGCCGGCCTCGTCGGCATGCCCAATGCCGGCAAATCGACCTTCCTCTCCAAGGTCAGCGCGGCGCGACCGAAGATCGCCGATTATCCCTTCACCACGCTGCATCCGCAGCTTGGCGTCGTGAACGCCGACGGCCGCGAGTTCGTGCTCGCCGACATTCCCGGCCTGATCGAAGGCGCACATGAAGGCACCGGCCTCGGCGACCGCTTCCTCGGCCATGTCGAGCGCTGCCGCGTGCTGCTGCACCTGATCGATGCCACCTGCGAGCATGCCGGCAAGGCCTACAAGACGGTGCGCAAGGAGCTCGACGCCTATGGCGGCCAGCTCACCGACAAGATCGAAATCGTGGCGCTGAACAAGATCGACGCCGTCGAGCCGGACGAGCTCAAGAAGCAGAAAGACCGACTGAAGCGCGCCGCCAAGAAGACGCCGCTGCTGCTCTCCGGCGCCACCGGCCAGGGCGTGAAGGAGGCCTTGCGCGCGCTCGCGGAGGTGATCGGCGAAAGCCCGGTGTCCGCCAAGGCCAAGAGCGCGGCTGAAGCGGAGCCGTGGTCGGCTTGA
- a CDS encoding ABC transporter substrate-binding protein, translated as MRRREFIGGAIAVAALSRAHAQAAMPVIGFLHAGSAEENVKRLAAFRKGLASGGFTEGQNVAVEYRWASGRNEELPALAADLVRRNVALIATPGSTAAAVAARKATATIPIVFSSGTDPVALGLVESLNRPGGNATGITSLNAELSAKRLGIFRELVPGVSRYFALVKPGSALAAPFVADLQHAAAPLGVRVEVLNADTEAEIDGAFAQLSPARGAGLVFGPEGFFYVYRARIAELALRHQVPTIFDVRDYVEAGGLASYGSDYFNVMELAGQYTARVLKGARPAELPVQQATKFELVLNRKTAAILGLSISPTLLATADDVIE; from the coding sequence ATGCGGCGGCGGGAGTTCATCGGAGGCGCGATCGCGGTCGCAGCATTGTCGCGTGCGCACGCGCAAGCGGCCATGCCGGTCATCGGCTTTCTCCATGCCGGCTCGGCCGAGGAGAACGTCAAGCGGCTCGCGGCGTTTCGCAAGGGACTCGCGAGCGGCGGCTTCACCGAGGGGCAGAACGTCGCGGTGGAATATCGATGGGCGTCGGGCCGCAACGAGGAACTGCCGGCGCTCGCGGCTGATCTGGTCCGCCGAAACGTCGCGCTGATCGCGACGCCCGGAAGCACGGCAGCGGCCGTGGCGGCGCGGAAGGCGACGGCGACGATCCCGATCGTGTTTTCGTCGGGCACCGATCCGGTCGCGCTCGGCCTCGTCGAAAGCCTCAATCGTCCAGGCGGCAATGCTACCGGCATCACCTCGCTCAATGCCGAGCTGTCGGCCAAGCGGCTCGGCATCTTTCGCGAGCTCGTGCCGGGCGTGTCGCGCTATTTCGCGCTGGTGAAGCCCGGCTCGGCGCTGGCCGCGCCCTTTGTCGCCGATCTGCAGCACGCCGCGGCGCCGCTCGGCGTCCGCGTCGAGGTGCTCAATGCCGATACGGAAGCCGAGATCGATGGCGCCTTCGCGCAGCTGTCGCCGGCGCGGGGGGCGGGCCTGGTGTTCGGCCCGGAGGGTTTTTTCTACGTCTATCGCGCCCGCATTGCCGAGCTCGCGCTGCGCCACCAGGTGCCCACCATCTTCGACGTCCGCGACTATGTCGAGGCCGGCGGGCTCGCGAGCTACGGCTCGGACTATTTCAACGTGATGGAGCTGGCCGGCCAATACACGGCGCGTGTACTCAAGGGCGCGCGGCCGGCCGAGCTGCCGGTGCAGCAGGCGACCAAGTTCGAGCTCGTGCTCAACCGCAAGACCGCGGCGATCCTCGGCCTTTCGATCTCGCCGACGCTGCTTGCGACCGCCGACGATGTGATCGAATAG
- a CDS encoding MaoC family dehydratase, translated as MTDFDPTQHRMIPTQRWFEDFVVGERFVLPSRTQTTAVFAAFQTASGDTHPVHYDVEYCRSRGMPQLLAHGFQTLIHTAPGAGLFPFMVEESLVGFLEQSSRFLKPVFADDTIYPALEVTELVPGRTTGAVTLRSIVFNQRKELVLEGMQKFLIRRRPG; from the coding sequence ATGACCGATTTCGACCCGACCCAGCATCGCATGATCCCGACGCAACGCTGGTTTGAGGATTTCGTGGTCGGTGAGCGTTTCGTGCTGCCGAGCAGGACCCAGACGACAGCTGTGTTCGCGGCATTCCAGACCGCGAGCGGCGACACCCATCCCGTGCACTACGACGTGGAATATTGCCGCAGCCGGGGCATGCCGCAGCTGCTCGCCCACGGCTTCCAGACCCTGATCCACACCGCGCCCGGCGCCGGCCTGTTTCCGTTCATGGTCGAGGAATCCCTGGTCGGCTTCCTCGAGCAATCGAGCCGCTTCCTCAAGCCGGTGTTCGCCGACGACACCATCTATCCGGCGCTCGAGGTCACCGAGCTGGTGCCGGGCCGCACGACCGGTGCGGTGACGCTTCGCAGCATCGTGTTCAACCAGCGCAAGGAGCTGGTGCTGGAGGGGATGCAGAAATTCCTGATCCGGCGGCGGCCGGGATAG
- a CDS encoding DMT family transporter: MPLFKNLSAYDDRSARLVGIALMVLSIFMFSFGDAMGKFLVGTYSVGQLLFLRACAALLLLSPLIWKQRHQFLHLERPRLQLFRVVLSTLEVAAFFLATVYLPLADVITYYLAGPIFVTAMSAIFLGERVGWRRWTAILIGFCGVLIALRPSAQTVSLPALIALGGSLSFATLMLITRSLRKTPDIVMASSQFVGTFSLGAVLSAFNWVPPTAGSLVFFALAGVISVTALFCVNRSLKLAPASVVVPYQYSMIVWAVIFGFVVFGDAPSIATIVGAAIIIGAGFYIYLRERDLGRASEDVNPPA; this comes from the coding sequence ATGCCCCTGTTCAAGAACCTCTCCGCCTATGACGACCGATCGGCGCGCCTCGTCGGCATTGCACTCATGGTGCTGTCGATCTTCATGTTCTCGTTCGGCGACGCCATGGGCAAGTTCCTGGTGGGCACCTATTCGGTGGGGCAATTGCTGTTCCTGCGCGCCTGCGCGGCGCTCTTGTTGCTGTCGCCGCTGATCTGGAAGCAGCGTCACCAGTTCCTGCATCTGGAGCGGCCGCGCCTGCAGCTGTTCCGCGTCGTGCTCTCGACGCTGGAGGTCGCCGCCTTCTTCCTCGCGACGGTCTATCTGCCGCTTGCCGACGTCATCACCTATTATCTCGCCGGTCCCATCTTCGTCACCGCGATGTCGGCGATCTTCCTGGGCGAGAGGGTCGGCTGGCGGCGCTGGACCGCGATCCTGATCGGCTTCTGCGGCGTGTTGATCGCGCTGCGGCCGTCGGCGCAGACCGTCAGCCTGCCGGCGCTAATCGCACTCGGCGGCAGCCTGTCATTTGCGACCCTGATGCTGATTACGCGCAGCCTGCGCAAGACGCCGGATATCGTGATGGCGTCGTCGCAATTCGTCGGCACGTTCTCGCTGGGCGCGGTGCTGTCGGCGTTCAACTGGGTGCCGCCGACCGCCGGCAGCCTCGTGTTCTTCGCGCTGGCCGGCGTCATTTCGGTCACCGCGCTGTTCTGCGTCAACCGCTCGCTCAAGCTGGCGCCGGCCAGCGTCGTGGTGCCGTACCAGTATTCGATGATTGTCTGGGCCGTGATCTTCGGCTTCGTCGTGTTCGGCGACGCGCCGTCGATTGCGACCATCGTCGGCGCGGCCATCATCATCGGTGCCGGGTTCTACATCTATCTGCGCGAGCGCGATCTGGGGCGGGCGAGTGAGGATGTGAATCCGCCGGCGTGA